A part of Gemmatimonas groenlandica genomic DNA contains:
- a CDS encoding DM13 domain-containing protein: MALTLGCNNAEPPMAPNATPIGADVMAPMGTVATGVWRKTRYDVTGTVQMVAENGVGQLTFSSDFSVAQTPGPVVYVNTTNNPNTGQPLRIGAIKSRSGAQTYTFQLPPGVRYTWVLIWCDPFNVPMAEASINPTP, encoded by the coding sequence ATGGCTCTCACTCTCGGCTGCAACAATGCTGAGCCACCGATGGCGCCGAATGCCACGCCGATCGGTGCTGATGTCATGGCGCCGATGGGCACCGTCGCCACTGGGGTCTGGCGGAAAACCCGGTACGACGTTACCGGCACGGTACAGATGGTCGCCGAGAACGGGGTCGGTCAGCTCACGTTCTCGTCCGATTTCTCCGTGGCGCAGACGCCTGGTCCGGTGGTGTACGTGAACACCACGAACAACCCGAATACCGGGCAGCCGCTGCGCATCGGCGCGATCAAGTCGAGAAGCGGGGCACAGACCTACACGTTTCAGCTGCCGCCGGGCGTGCGCTACACGTGGGTGCTGATCTGGTGTGACCCGTTCAACGTGCCGATGGCCGAAGCGTCGATCAACCCAACGCCGTGA
- a CDS encoding TonB-dependent receptor — protein sequence MPSSLLRRVVLSAGILLSALCASGRALFAQGTDASIRGVVADSAGAPVAGAIVELRNTTTGFVSMVRSSDRGRYVATQLPLGGPYRVTARAVGFRTGAREGITLNIGSVATADFRLAPGAVQLTEITVSAEPARVVERNGAVTRIGEQQVKELPNQNRRFQDLTKLSPLAGSGTSLGGARPMSTDVRIDGVGAQMNNTGQTFAGPLTMTMEAIREFEIATNEYDVTKGRQGGGLINAVSKSGTNRWGGSAFSYYRDKSLTTDDYRGLAAQNFTVRQQGFSLGGPIIKDKLTVFGVYDRSDQSLPLEIMNVRNSADEIELGIARDSLTRLSSILANKYGLDTTQQQTGVFSRKPLSQAFFGRADWQLAANHRLTLRNNTTLYSDPEEIGPDQTLHFAESRGGAEVNSTGTFASLRSTFGGGVVNEFKLQALQFTRERIARNELPRGFVRIASRLPDNSSRTVNVQFGGNRLAPEKYKERQYQLANTLFWNRGNQTLTIGTDNIVTQIQRYLPVEQRGLFEFDNLAQLDALTPARYSRQVPLRVGGTTAEFTVADLSTFVQSEWHLGRGLTASAGVRLDGVQFLTAAAYNPLVDQRLGVRTDEKPSNWIVSPRAQAVWDVQGDGKNVFRLGGGRFSSQPPYNVHVNHILQSGLEAVDIIQVGAQAPRPDFVRYRQDLSLVPGVPTGVDPSTVPAYVNYFSGDFRVPTTWKLSGGYERRLGRLQLGAFAYWARTQDNFQYYDRNMVADPYFTIEGGRGVFVPAAKITAAGRTNNADTRIYTDLGRVLELVGESTLEQRSLVLQGALTLPRQSSLSLSYTRNDTKDNSSFNCCVALTSTFSQNSGDPRRLQDAFGPSEDNFRDKFVAAFLLPRVWGFRVTGSYVGISGRPYSLVVNGDINGDGTANNDLAFIFDPNDPATPADLAAGIRKVLDNPSNRARDYIASNLGKIAPRNAGRSPFRGRTDLRVARDFGTVRGQAIELTLDLFNVENMLNRKWGGEYNLGGAQQLYAVSAFNQTTRRYTYRINENVGTAVKSGTPYQIQLGARYRF from the coding sequence ATGCCTTCCTCGCTTCTCCGCCGAGTCGTCCTCTCAGCAGGAATTCTGCTCTCCGCGCTTTGTGCATCCGGTCGCGCCCTGTTCGCGCAAGGCACCGATGCCAGTATCCGCGGTGTCGTCGCTGACAGTGCCGGCGCTCCGGTGGCTGGCGCCATCGTAGAACTCCGCAACACTACGACGGGGTTCGTGTCGATGGTGCGCAGCAGTGATCGCGGGCGTTACGTCGCCACGCAGCTGCCGTTGGGCGGTCCGTACCGCGTCACCGCACGCGCCGTCGGCTTCCGCACCGGCGCCCGCGAGGGCATCACACTCAATATCGGCAGCGTAGCCACGGCCGATTTTCGCCTCGCCCCCGGCGCGGTGCAGCTTACTGAAATCACCGTCTCGGCCGAACCGGCACGCGTAGTCGAGCGCAACGGCGCGGTCACGCGAATCGGTGAACAGCAGGTCAAGGAACTGCCCAATCAGAATCGTCGCTTTCAGGATCTCACCAAGCTGTCTCCGCTCGCCGGAAGTGGCACCAGCCTTGGCGGCGCTCGGCCCATGAGCACCGATGTGCGCATCGATGGCGTGGGCGCGCAGATGAACAACACGGGCCAGACCTTTGCCGGTCCGCTCACGATGACGATGGAAGCGATTCGTGAGTTCGAGATCGCCACGAACGAGTACGATGTCACCAAAGGTCGTCAGGGCGGTGGGCTCATCAACGCGGTGAGCAAGTCGGGCACGAACCGCTGGGGTGGCTCCGCCTTCTCGTACTACCGCGACAAGAGTCTGACCACCGACGACTATCGTGGCTTGGCCGCACAGAACTTTACCGTCCGCCAGCAAGGCTTCAGCCTCGGTGGGCCGATCATCAAGGACAAGCTCACCGTCTTCGGTGTGTATGATCGTTCGGATCAGTCGCTGCCGCTGGAGATCATGAACGTGCGCAACAGCGCTGATGAAATCGAGCTGGGCATTGCCCGCGACTCGCTGACTCGTCTGTCGTCGATTTTGGCGAACAAGTATGGACTCGATACGACGCAGCAGCAGACCGGCGTGTTCAGCCGTAAGCCGCTCAGTCAGGCGTTCTTCGGCCGTGCGGATTGGCAGCTGGCGGCGAACCATCGGCTCACGCTGCGCAACAACACCACGCTCTACTCGGATCCCGAGGAAATCGGTCCGGACCAGACGCTGCATTTCGCAGAGAGCCGCGGCGGGGCTGAGGTGAATAGCACGGGGACGTTTGCGTCGCTGCGTTCAACGTTCGGCGGTGGCGTGGTAAACGAGTTCAAGCTGCAGGCGCTGCAGTTCACGCGTGAGCGTATCGCGCGCAATGAATTGCCTCGTGGATTCGTGCGTATCGCGTCGCGCTTGCCGGACAACTCCAGCCGGACGGTCAACGTGCAGTTTGGCGGCAATCGCTTGGCGCCGGAGAAGTACAAGGAGCGCCAGTACCAGTTGGCCAATACGCTCTTCTGGAATCGCGGCAATCAGACGCTGACGATCGGCACCGACAATATCGTTACGCAGATCCAGCGCTACCTGCCGGTGGAACAGCGCGGCCTATTCGAGTTTGACAATCTTGCGCAGCTCGATGCGCTCACACCGGCGCGATACAGCCGTCAGGTACCGCTGCGAGTTGGCGGCACGACCGCCGAGTTCACGGTGGCCGACCTATCGACGTTCGTGCAGTCGGAGTGGCACCTTGGTCGCGGTCTGACCGCTTCGGCGGGCGTACGACTCGACGGCGTGCAGTTCCTGACGGCCGCCGCGTACAATCCGCTGGTCGATCAGCGCCTGGGTGTGCGTACCGATGAGAAGCCGTCCAACTGGATCGTATCGCCGCGAGCGCAGGCCGTGTGGGATGTGCAGGGCGACGGCAAGAACGTGTTCCGGCTTGGCGGCGGACGGTTCAGCAGTCAGCCGCCGTACAACGTGCATGTGAATCACATCCTGCAGAGTGGGTTAGAGGCGGTCGACATCATTCAGGTCGGCGCACAGGCGCCGAGGCCGGATTTTGTGCGGTATCGGCAGGATTTGTCATTGGTCCCTGGCGTGCCGACCGGCGTGGATCCCTCCACGGTTCCGGCTTACGTGAACTACTTCTCGGGTGACTTCCGCGTCCCCACGACGTGGAAGCTGAGCGGTGGATACGAGCGGCGCCTCGGCCGCCTGCAGCTCGGGGCCTTTGCCTACTGGGCGCGTACGCAGGACAACTTCCAGTACTACGATCGCAACATGGTTGCCGATCCGTACTTCACGATCGAGGGCGGACGCGGAGTGTTCGTTCCAGCCGCCAAGATCACCGCCGCCGGTCGCACCAACAACGCGGACACACGCATCTACACCGATCTCGGGCGCGTGCTCGAGCTAGTGGGTGAATCCACGCTGGAACAACGGTCGTTGGTGCTGCAGGGCGCGCTCACGCTGCCACGCCAGTCGTCGCTCTCGCTATCGTACACGCGCAACGACACCAAGGACAACTCCAGCTTCAACTGCTGCGTCGCGCTGACGTCCACGTTCTCGCAGAACAGCGGCGATCCGCGTCGCCTGCAGGATGCCTTCGGGCCGTCGGAGGACAATTTCCGCGACAAGTTCGTAGCGGCGTTCCTGCTGCCGCGGGTGTGGGGCTTTCGGGTGACGGGTAGCTATGTGGGGATCTCCGGTCGTCCGTACTCGCTCGTCGTGAACGGCGATATCAATGGCGACGGGACAGCGAACAACGACCTCGCGTTCATCTTCGACCCGAACGATCCCGCCACGCCGGCGGATCTTGCCGCCGGCATTCGTAAGGTGCTGGACAATCCATCGAACCGGGCGCGGGACTACATCGCGAGTAATCTCGGGAAGATCGCCCCGCGCAACGCGGGCCGGTCGCCGTTCCGCGGTCGTACCGACCTGCGCGTCGCACGCGACTTCGGCACGGTCCGCGGACAGGCGATCGAGCTCACCCTCGACCTGTTCAACGTCGAGAACATGCTGAACCGGAAGTGGGGTGGCGAGTACAACCTAGGCGGCGCGCAACAGCTGTACGCGGTGAGTGCGTTCAATCAGACCACGCGCCGCTACACGTATCGAATCAACGAGAACGTCGGCACGGCGGTGAAGAGCGGTACGCCGTATCAGATCCAGCTCGGCGCCCGGTATCGCTTCTGA
- a CDS encoding redoxin domain-containing protein produces MRWALTAVLIAVLGSAYALESHRPASTLAGRIAVSMASRAAVPDSARPAPPWKNASWLNAAAPVTLASLKGRVVLLNFWVFTCYNCTNTLPSLRTLDAQYRDRGLSIIGIHTPEFPPYAGEHDKNNVAKALTKYAITYPIAQDNDRASWDLYRIQYWPSFVLIDKQGRVRYEGYGEFHVGDRWHTEWERRIKTLLAE; encoded by the coding sequence ATGCGATGGGCCCTGACTGCCGTTCTGATTGCCGTACTCGGCAGTGCGTACGCGCTGGAATCGCACCGGCCGGCATCGACGCTGGCCGGACGTATTGCCGTCTCAATGGCTTCGCGTGCGGCTGTGCCCGATTCCGCACGGCCCGCGCCACCGTGGAAGAACGCCAGTTGGCTCAATGCCGCGGCTCCGGTAACGCTGGCGTCATTGAAGGGCCGCGTCGTACTGCTCAATTTCTGGGTCTTCACCTGCTACAACTGTACGAACACGCTGCCTTCTCTGCGTACGCTCGACGCACAGTATCGGGATCGGGGGCTGTCGATCATCGGCATTCACACGCCGGAATTCCCGCCCTACGCCGGGGAGCACGACAAGAACAACGTAGCCAAGGCGTTGACCAAGTACGCGATCACGTATCCCATCGCGCAGGATAATGATCGGGCCAGCTGGGACCTCTATCGCATTCAGTATTGGCCAAGCTTCGTGCTCATCGACAAGCAGGGACGGGTGCGCTACGAAGGCTATGGAGAGTTTCACGTAGGCGATCGCTGGCACACGGAATGGGAACGTCGCATCAAGACGTTGCTGGCCGAGTAG
- a CDS encoding peroxiredoxin family protein codes for MIRALRQSARASSRAIARSLRLACVPIALSTAAALSPAHSASAQAPAMLGPVDGKDLAATDIERVAVGAMAPDFTLAKFGGGTVSLSSMRGKKNVVLVFYRGYWCPYCINQLKEMRTLLTDELKKDTEMLVVSIDDDKGTQTATTRISADGMKPDFAFLSDPDHTVIARYGIMNPAGTRRGIPHPATYVIDKKGMVQWKDIQTDYKIRPTNAAVLTAVKTLSSR; via the coding sequence ATGATCCGCGCTCTCCGTCAATCCGCACGAGCCTCGTCACGCGCCATCGCACGTTCACTCCGGCTGGCGTGTGTGCCAATCGCATTGAGCACCGCAGCCGCGCTGTCGCCCGCCCACTCGGCCTCCGCGCAAGCCCCGGCCATGCTCGGCCCGGTCGATGGCAAGGATCTGGCGGCGACCGATATCGAACGCGTCGCCGTCGGCGCGATGGCGCCGGACTTCACACTGGCGAAGTTCGGTGGCGGCACGGTCAGCTTGTCATCGATGCGCGGCAAGAAGAATGTCGTGCTGGTGTTCTATCGCGGCTACTGGTGCCCGTACTGCATCAATCAATTGAAAGAGATGCGGACGCTGCTCACCGATGAACTGAAGAAGGACACCGAGATGCTGGTCGTGTCGATTGACGACGACAAGGGAACGCAAACGGCCACGACGCGTATCTCTGCCGACGGTATGAAGCCCGACTTCGCGTTCTTGTCGGACCCTGATCACACCGTGATCGCGCGATACGGCATCATGAACCCGGCCGGTACGCGTCGCGGTATCCCGCATCCTGCGACGTACGTGATCGACAAGAAGGGCATGGTGCAGTGGAAGGACATTCAGACAGACTACAAGATCCGCCCCACGAACGCCGCCGTCCTGACTGCCGTCAAGACGCTGTCGTCGCGCTGA